A stretch of the Fusarium musae strain F31 chromosome 2, whole genome shotgun sequence genome encodes the following:
- a CDS encoding hypothetical protein (EggNog:ENOG41~antiSMASH:Cluster_2.3) gives MDSKDIINPINGTFLPHLLLPLSQLLALTLPPFKLRKHIFVPIIAGLLGATYTTHFANTAAGRALAGAHWTVALGTLEKLLFGVPEKDYWRNGKPRQEAMAMSFGFAKFRWALSLLATQRGIGWNFQVKGVPSMKAPESKWPFLAYQFQKWAKSYILSDLLYTYFDTYHHYEGINMAFMDLRARTWSGSFLNAFCAGAKLYFPIQMHYCFASIVSVLLGICEPKASSPDDCR, from the coding sequence ATGGATAGCAAAGATATCATCAATCCCATCAACGGGACTTTTCTCCCTCATCTCTTACTACCCCTGAGTCAACTTCTGGCATTGACTTTACCACCGTTCAAACTGCGGAAACACATTTTTGTCCCTATCATTGCTGGCCTCCTGGGTGCCACATACACTACACACTTTGCCAATACAGCCGCAGGGCGCGCACTTGCTGGTGCTCACTGGACTGTTGCTCTCGGGACCTTGGAGAAACTTCTCTTTGGAGTCCCAGAAAAAGACTATTGGCGTAATGGTAAGCCTCGTCAAGAGGCTATGGCCATGTCCTTTGGTTTCGCAAAATTCCGTTGGGCCCTGTCGCTACTCGCGACCCAGCGAGGCATTGGCTGGAATTTCCAAGTTAAGGGTGTTCCCTCGATGAAAGCACCTGAGAGCAAATGGCCTTTCTTGGCATATCAGTTTCAGAAATGGGCCAAGAGCTACATCCTTTCTGACTTGCTCTACACGTATTTTGACACATATCACCACTATGAAGGAATTAACATGGCCTTCATGGATCTCAGAGCCCGCACATGGTCAGGTTCTTTTCTTAATGCCTTTTGCGCTGGAGCCAAATTGTACTTCCCCATTCAAATGCACTATTGTTTTGCCTCAATTGTCTCTGTGTTATTGGGCATCTGTGAGCCAAAGGCGAGTTCTCCTGATGATTGCCGTTGA
- a CDS encoding hypothetical protein (SMCOG1034:cytochrome P450~antiSMASH:Cluster_2.3), whose product MAILNTITDVLGPLPETFQGRLVALVVAYTGFSLLYMLFLVIYRLTFHPLAPFPGPFLCRISWLYQMYFEAIRGGKMLERLPGLHEKYGPIVRINPNEVHIKDPQVFHEIYGQKTKFTKDPFAYSFGVPTAINVLLDPIVHRQRREMLNPSFSKRRINMLEDLMYEELGRVFEKITEFVNQGKVIPIQEAYYCYAGDIISRVIFGKCLNLIEMPDFATDKIEEIRGFTKGVWISIHFGAIRNLMMNMPQWLVRMMNESWVGIIDFTEAEASQAITDYHMEGREPKSAKDETIFDRLLDANQKSEKERGIKSKFGLKELTDEGVSLLIAGLETTATTITYATYYFHKYPHVQSRIMAELNSIKLDENGRMPIQQIEAQPYFVGFIKETLRFSHGIPGRLTRVVPRGGLTVPSAGKTIPAGSVVGMSHLMIHMDPDLFDSPQEFKPERWLEDGGLDHWLVSFSKGTRDCIGKNLAFTEMHLILANIFTTYDIELCPGSDEAMVMTDRAIARPTSNLRVTAKLKARTV is encoded by the exons ATGGCTATCCTGAACACCATCACTGACGTCTTGGGCCCTCTGCCCGAGACTTTCCAAGGCCGTTTGGTGGCTTTGGTTGTTGCCTACACTGGCTTTTCACTCCTGTACATGTTATTCCTGGTCATTTACCGATTGACCTTCCATCCTCTGGCTCCCTTTCCGGGGCCTTTTCTCTGCCGTATCTCGTGGCTATATCAGATGTATTTTGAAGCCATCAGGGGAGGGAAGATGCTAGAGAGGCTTCCAGGTCTTCACGAAAAATATG GTCCTATCGTGAGAATCAACCCCAACGAGGTACACATCAAAGATCCTCAAGTCTTTCATGA AATCTACGGCCAGAAGACAAAGTTTACAAAGGACCCCTTTGCCTACTCATTTGGCGTGCCAACTGCTATTAACGTGCTGCTGGACCCCATTGTTCACCGCCAGAGGCGCGAGATGCTCAACCCATCTTTCTCCAAGCGCCGTATTAACATGTTGGAAGATCTCATGTACGAGGAACTTGGCAGAGTATTTGAAAAGATCACCGAGTTTGTGAACCAAGGAAAAGTCATCCCAATTCAGGAGGCTTACTACTGCTATGCT GGAGATATCATCTCAAGAGTCATTTTTGGAAAGTGTCTCAATTTGATTGAGATGCCAGACTTTGCTACGGATAAAATCGAGGAGATCCGTGGCTTCACCAAGGGAGTCTGGATTTCCATTCATTTTGGCGCCATTCGTAACTTGATGATGAATATGCCTCAATGGCTTGTTAGGATGATGAACGAGTCTTGGGTGGGAATAATTGAC TTCACTGAAGCAGAAGCATCTCAGGCCATAACGGACTACCACATGGAGGGCCGTGAGCCGAAGTCAGCAAAAGATGAGACAATATTTGACCGTCTCCTTGATGCAAATCAAAAGAgcgagaaagaaagaggcaTCAAGTCGAAATTTGGTCTCAAGGAACTAACTGATGAAGGCGTCTCACTACTGATTGCCGGCCTCGAGACGACTGCCACTACAATCACATATGCCACTTATTACTTTCACAAATATCCACATGTACAGTCTCGCATCATGGCCGAGTTGAATAGCATCAAATTGGATGAGAATGGGCGCATGCCAATTCAGCAGATCGAAGCGCAGCCATACTTT GTGGGCTTCATCAAAGAGACGCTTCGCTTTTCTCATGGCATTCCCGGTCGATTGACCCGGGTTGTCCCTCGCGGTGGTTTAACTGTGCCTTCTGCTGGCAAGACCATTCCTGCTGGTTCAGTCGTCGGAATGAGTCACCTCATGATTCACATGGATCCAGATCTATTTGATTCTCCCCAGGAGTTCAAGCCTGAGCGTTGGCTCGAGGACGGAGGATTAGATCACTGGCTTGTCTCATTTTCCAAGGGTACTCGGGACTGCATCGGGAAAAA CCTTGCGTTCACGGAGATGCATCTAATCCTTGCCAACATTTTCACGACCTATGATATTGAGCTATGTCCTGGTAGTGATGAGGCCATGGTAATGACCGATCGTGCTATTGCGCGGCCTACGAGCAACTTGAGAGTCACGGCTAAGTTGAAGGCACGAACTGTATGA
- a CDS encoding hypothetical protein (antiSMASH:Cluster_2.3), protein MSSFAASPTLYPPPLIDAAAAPIENPLLVRCVEGDIFTNSHPLWKPPRGRTVFGGILIGQAIQAAHQTVAPDFFVHHMNCSFHAPPDAEKPIYIRVSRTADGRSSASRDVKITQNETIFFSAQCTFSRSGRVNPVVHQSSPSPSPLGAIPLDPELSQSDKMAFSQEMVSLITSLFRQTMLKLYSGSVRVPYFQRAKHKSARC, encoded by the exons ATGTCTTCATTCGCTGCAAGTCCGACATTGTACCCCCCGCCTCTGATTGATGCTGCGGCCGCTCCCATTGAAAATCCCCTGCTGGTGAGGTGTGTCGAGGGAGATATCTTCACCAACTCTCA CCCTCTATGGAAACCACCTCGAGGCCGGACTGTGTTTGGTGGAATCTTGATCGGTCAAGCCATTCAAGCGGCTCATCAAACTGTCGCCCCCGATTTCTTTGTCCACCACATGAATTGTTCCTTCCATGCACCCCCCGACGCTGAGAAGCCGATCTACATCCGCGTCTCACGGACTGCCGATGGCAGGTCATCTGCTTCGAGAGACGTCAAAATCACACAAAACGagaccatcttcttctcagctcaATGCACTTTCTCGCGAAGTGGGCGAGTAAATCCTGTCGTACACCAGTCTAGCCCATCCCCATCTCCTTTGGGGGCCATCCCTCTGGACCCCGAATTATCCCAGTCAGACAAGATGGCCTTTTCTCAAGAGATGGTAAGTTTGATCACCTCCTTGTTCCGACAGACCATGCTCAAACTCTATTCAGGCTCGGTCAGGGTTCCTTACTTTCAAAGGGCCAAGCACAAGTCGGCCAGATGTTGA
- a CDS encoding hypothetical protein (EggNog:ENOG41~antiSMASH:Cluster_2.3~MEROPS:MER0033188): protein MWFKTTVLAIGIAWSLAGSKTSSRPRVTVKNGTYEGIYSPEYHQDFFLGLPYAQPPVGDLRFRVPRPLNSSFQSVHDAKAYPAACVGYGGDAMFYNELSEDCLYLNVIRPAGYQGEKLPVAFWMHGGGFFQGATQDKRYNLSFIVQQSVEIGQPIIGVSVQYRLSAWGFLLGKEVQASGQTNLGLRDQRLALHWIQENIASFGGDPRKVTLWGESAGASSVGNHILAYNGRDDGLFRAGIMQSGGPIFYYPMTAVQKHFDSLAKLAGCDEDPDKLQCLRALPFSQLNAAVNSSEDLTQRWHPVVDGSFIPARPTEMLANGSFLKVPIIVGANSDEGSIFSPRLIDTEEDFYMHLIHNTSFSHRTGKLLESPFFAAKVPIDFAKQVLEVYPDIPELGIPGVPTLAFNQRPEPRFGNQFRRSSAYYGDAIFVGPRRRTCETWAEAGLPAWCYRFNAVPAGVPPEIGSTHFQEIAFIKQNRVGGGQGYYMPPVPPFKGKPDSYTQLSKLMGMTWISFVREMDPNHWRKVKKSRALELPDSPRWPTYQKGSLEIVWDPRVDGLAYVETDTYRAAAIDLINRAAATVFDR, encoded by the coding sequence ATGTGGTTCAAAACTACAGTGCTAGCTATTGGCATTGCATGGAGCCTGGCGGGAAGCAAGACAAGCTCCCGTCCAAGGGTCACCGTCAAGAACGGTACATACGAGGGCATCTACTCTCCTGAATACCACCAAGACTTCTTCCTTGGGCTTCCTTATGCCCAGCCTCCTGTTGGCGACCTCCGCTTCCGTGTCCCTAGGCCTCTGAACAGTTCTTTTCAGAGTGTCCATGACGCAAAGGCCTACCCGGCGGCATGTGTCGGCTATGGTGGCGATGCAATGTTTTACAATGAATTATCTGAAGACTGCCTGTATCTCAACGTCATCCGCCCAGCTGGCTACCAAGGTGAGAAACTCCCCGTGGCATTTTGGATGCACGGAGGCGGTTTCTTCCAAGGAGCTACGCAGGACAAGAGATACAATCTCAGTTTCATAGTCCAGCAATCGGTTGAGATTGGACAACCCATCATTGGCGTTTCAGTTCAGTACCGGCTCAGTGCTTGGGGTTTCCTCTTAGGCAAGGAGGTCCAAGCCAGCGGCCAGACAAATCTGGGACTACGCGACCAGCGGTTGGCGTTGCACTGGATTCAAGAGAATATTGCCTCGTTTGGAGGAGATCCACGAAAAGTCACTTTATGGGGTGAAAGTGCGGGCGCTTCGTCGGTAGGCAACCACATTCTTGCCTACAACGGACGCGATGATGGACTCTTCCGCGCTGGCATCATGCAAAGTGGTGGCCCGATATTTTACTACCCCATGACGGCGGTACAAAAGCATTTTGACTCGCTTGCCAAGTTGGCTGGCTGTGATGAAGACCCAGACAAGCTGCAATGTCTGCGTGCCTTGCCATTCTCACAGCTCAACGCTGCAGTCAATTCAAGCGAAGACCTCACTCAGAGGTGGCATCCAGTGGTGGACGGATCGTTTATCCCTGCCAGACCGACTGAGATGCTTGCGAATGGTTCATTCCTCAAAGTGCCTATCATTGTTGGAGCCAATTCAGATGAAGGATCCATCTTCAGCCCAAGGTTAATCGACACAGAAGAGGACTTTTACATGCACCTGATCCACAATACTTCCTTCTCTCATCGCACGGggaagcttcttgagtctCCTTTCTTCGCTGCCAAAGTCCCCATCGACTTTGCTAAGCAGGTCCTCGAGGTGTACCCAGATATTCCTGAACTTGGCATCCCTGGAGTCCCAACTTTGGCCTTCAATCAACGGCCTGAACCACGATTCGGGAATCAGTTTAGACGGTCGTCTGCATACTACGGCGATGCCATCTTCGTCGGCCCACGTCGTCGTACATGCGAGACCTGGGCCGAAGCTGGCTTACCCGCCTGGTGCTACCGCTTCAATGCGGTACCAGCCGGAGTGCCCCCCGAGATTGGCTCAACGCACTTCCAAGAGATTGCCTTCATCAAACAGAATCGTGTGGGCGGTGGCCAAGGCTACTACATGCCACCAGTTCCGCCTTTCAAAGGCAAACCAGACAGTTACACGCAGTTATCCAAGCTCATGGGCATGACTTGGATCAGTTTCGTGCGAGAGATGGATCCCAATCATTGGCGCAAAGTCAAAAAGTCTCGGGCTCTGGAGCTGCCAGATTCTCCAAGATGGCCAACCTATCAGAAGGGATCTTTGGAGATTGTATGGGATCCCCGTGTGGATGGTCTGGCTTATGTGGAAACGGACACTTATCGGGCGGCGGCGATCGATCTTATTAACAGAGCGGCCGCAACAGTATTCGACCGTTGA
- a CDS encoding hypothetical protein (antiSMASH:Cluster_2.3), with the protein MSTARPASISSAQPLLAPDTTMGAKYYSSLALNLYDLWVLKLSNSFAWGCPTSSVLQPYFTGNLGRKHMDVGVGTGYFPATALEQLGQEGSPQSITLVDLNENSLELAKKRIGRPGITQTILADALRPLPGNLPRFDSISIFYLLHCLPGPPRHKASIFKNLKAYLNDGGVLFGATVLGKGVEHNLFGELIMAVYNWTGIFDNRLDSQEAFVGVLKENFARVESEVVGRVLLFRAWQPL; encoded by the coding sequence ATGTCAACTGCTCGCCCTGCCTCCATTTCCTCAGCACAGCCTCTTCTTGCGCCCGACACCACAATGGGGGCCAAGTATTACAGTTCTCTTGCTCTGAACCTGTACGATCTATGGGTTCTCAAGTTAAGCAACTCCTTTGCGTGGGGTTGTCCTACATCCTCGGTTCTTCAACCATACTTTACAGGGAATCTTGGTCGAAAGCACATGGACGTGGGTGTTGGGACTGGCTATTTTCCTGCTACCGCCCTTGAGCAGTTAGGTCAGGAAGGATCACCACAGTCAATCACGCTCGTGGACCTCAATGAGAACAGTTTGGAGCTAGCCAAGAAGAGAATTGGCCGTCCAGGTATCACCCAAACCATTTTAGCTGATGCACTTCGGCCTCTGCCTGGCAATCTGCCCCGTTTTGACTCTATCTCCATATTCTATCTACTTCATTGCCTCCCAGGGCCTCCGCGGCACAAAGCAAGCATTTTCAAGAATCTCAAGGCCTATCTCAACGATGGTGGAGTTCTCTTTGGTGCGACTGTACTCGGGAAGGGAGTTGAGCATAATCTATTTGGGGAACTGATTATGGCTGTATACAATTGGACTGGCATTTTTGACAATCGTCTTGACAGCCAGGAAGCATTTGTTGGGGTCTTGAAAGAGAACTTTGCCCGGGTGGAATCGGAAGTTGTCGGCCGAGTTCTGCTTTTCAGAGCGTGGCAACCTCTCTAA
- a CDS encoding hypothetical protein (EggNog:ENOG41~SMCOG1034:cytochrome P450~antiSMASH:Cluster_2.3): MLERLPALHQKYGPVVRINPGEVHIKDASVFHQFTKDPIAYTLGVPNAISMLFDISEHKKRRETLNPSFSKRRILLLEDLMYEELEKVMSHAMPYIERKEPLPIQDAYYCFTADVISHFTFGKSIDLISQPNFSRERVEQLRSFTNSIWILIHFGFIHKIVSALPRRVAAFANEGYQMIFCEGLAQDAVRRHEHSDGKPKELGEETIFDRLLAGNNSKENEADMSRRKQAPKMAAQQIADESVGLLMAGTETTATMLAYGTYYFMTFPEVQAKIMAELATVQRTESGRLPIQQIESLPYFTGFVKETLRFAHGVPGRLTRVVPSGGLYIPSINDYIPEGYVVGMSHMMIHNDPEIFEAPNEFRPERWIGEEGKQLDHWLLTFSKGSRNCLGMNLAYTEMHLMLANVFTRFDLSLIPGTHEDMIWLDRAIVRNRGNLRVMAKLKSVK; encoded by the exons ATGTTGGAGCGGTTGCCTGCTTTGCATCAGAAATATG GACCTGTCGTTCGTATCAACCCAGGCGAAGTCCACATCAAGGATGCCTCTGTCTTCCATCA ATTCACCAAGGATCCAATTGCCTACACCCTTGGAGTTCCCAATGCAATTAGCATGCTGTTTGATATTTCCGAGCACAAGAAGAGACGTGAAACTCTCAACCCATCCTTTTCCAAGCGTAGaattctgcttcttgaggatcTGATGTATGAGGAACTTGAAAAGGTTATGTCCCATGCGATGCCTTATATCGAGAGAAAGGAACCTTTACCCATTCAAGATGCTTACTATTGTTTTACC GCTGATGTTATCTCTCACTTTACGTTTGGAAAAAGCATTGACCTGATCAGTCAACCTAACTTTTCACGGGAGCGTGTAGAGCAGCTACGCTCCTTTACCAATAGTATTTGGATTCTGATTCACTTCGGTTTCATCCACAAAATCGTTTCAGCGTTGCCTCGAAGAGTCGCTGCCTTTGCCAATGAAGGCTATCAGATGATT TTCTGCGAGGGCCTTGCCCAAGATGCAGTGAGGAGGCATGAGCATTCTGACGGAAAGCCAAAAGAGCTCGGCGAGGAGACCATCTTTGACCGCCTGCTAGCTGGTAACAATAGCAAAGAGAATGAGGCGGACATGTCTCGCCGCAAACAAGCTCCAAAAATGGCTGCTCAGCAAATTGCAGATGAAAGTGTCGGCCTCCTCATGGCGGGCACTGAGACAACTGCAACCATGCTCGCCTATGGCACCTACTACTTCATGACTTTTCCTGAAGTTCAGGCCAAGATAATGGCAGAATTGGCTACAGTTCAAAGGACTGAGTCTGGTAGATTGCCCATTCAGCAGATTGAGTCTCTCCCCTATTTT ACTGGGTTTGTGAAGGAAACTTTGCGATTTGCCCATGGAGTGCCTGGAAGACTTACCAGAGTGGTCCCTAGCGGTGGTCTCTATATCCCCTCAATCAACGACTACATTCCTGAGGGATATGTGGTTGGAATGAGCCACATGATGATTCACAATGATCCTGAAATCTTTGAGGCTCCCAATGAGTTCAGACCAGAGCGGTGGATTGGTGAAGAGGGCAAGCAGCTTGATCATTGGTTGCTGACTTTCTCCAAGGGGTCTCGAAATTGTCTGGGAATGAA CCTGGCATATACGGAGATGCACTTGATGCTTGCCAATGTCTTTACCCGGTTTGACTTGAGTCTTATCCCAGGAACCCATGAAGACATGATTTGGCTGGACCGTGCCATTGTCAGGAACCGTGGAAATCTTCGGGTCATGGCTAAGCTCAAGTCTGTGAAGTAA